In the genome of Colletotrichum lupini chromosome 8, complete sequence, one region contains:
- a CDS encoding 50S ribosomal protein L11, with translation MSKRGATVADQVVKLIVGAGQASPSPPVGPALGSKGVKSMDFCKEFNARTAHIITGTPMPCRVTVRGDRSFHFDIRTPHTSWLLLNAAEVPVGKKGKRKGATNPGKETVGTVSLKHVYEIAKIKQTEMRLSGLSLEAICRSVIYQCKSIGINVRIETRRRYHSRQEALYDENLNRQAKAEHGMLHAPQKFQLSSDVEYMSRFEAKSVLTLLLAHDSASTPTNQEIMTKCQLLHACLSKSPGGLDHGPPELCMSN, from the exons ATGTCCAAGAGAGGAGCGACAGTTGCCGACCAGGTCGTGAAGCTCATCGTGGGCGCCGGGCAGGCCAGCCCGAGTCCGCCTGTTGGCCCTGCGCTGGGTAGCAAGGGTGTCAAGTCGATGGATTTTTGCAAG GAGTTCAATGCAAGGACAGCACACATCATCACCGGCACGCCGATGCCTTGTCGAGTCACTGTCCGAGGCGACCGATCATTCCACTTTGACATCCGCACACCTCACACATCTTGGCTTCTTCTCAACGCCGCCGAGGTGCCGGTCGGCAAGAAGGGCAAGCGGAAGGGCGCAACCAACCCCGGAAAGGAGACGGTCGGCACCGTCAGCTTGAAGCACGTATACGAGATCGCCAAGATCAAGCAGACGGAAATGCGTCTATCGGGTCTCAGCCTCGAGGCCATCTGCCGCTCCGTCATCTACCAGTGCAAGTCCATTGGTATCAACGTC AGGATCGAGACGAGGCGACGTTATCATAGCAGACAGGAGGCACTGTACGATGAGAATCTCAACCGCCAAGCAAAGGCAGAGCACG GGATGCTTCATGCGCCCCAGAAGTTCCAATTGAGCAGTGACGTTGAATATATGTCTCGTTTTGAGGCGAAGTCCGTTCTCACGCTTCTACTTGCGCACGATAGTGCGAGTACGCCAACC AACCAAGAGATTATGACAAAATGCCAATTGTTGCACGCCTGCTTGAGTAAGTCGCCGGGCGGATTGGATCATGGCCCGCCAGAACTTTGTATGTCGAATTGA